A genomic region of Notamacropus eugenii isolate mMacEug1 chromosome 3, mMacEug1.pri_v2, whole genome shotgun sequence contains the following coding sequences:
- the LOC140531453 gene encoding olfactory receptor 6C2-like, translating into MGNHTGITFFIFGGLTDDPQLQVLLFIFLFLTYLLSVTANLTIIILTLLDPHLKTAMYFFLRNSSFLELSFTTVCIPRFLYHMSTGDNTVTYNACFTQLFFAIFFGASEFFLLAAMSYDRYVAICKPLHYAAIINNRVCNQLLLGCWLSVLMIIIPILVGGLKLEFCDSNIIDHFVCDISPLLEITCSDIQVQERIILVCAVLTLIITLVLVVLSYAHIIRTILRFPSAEQRKKAFSTCSSHMIVVSMTYGPCIFIYIKPSAKEGEALNKVVLVLATSVVPVMNPFIYTLRNKQVTQAFKDTFKRIVFISKL; encoded by the coding sequence ATGGGAAACCACACagggataacatttttcatttttgggggATTGACAGATGACCCACAGCTGCAAGTTCtgctttttatctttctgtttctgacCTACTTGCTGAGTGTAACTGCGAACCTGACTATCATCATCCTCACTTTGTTGGATCCCCACCTTAAAACTgccatgtactttttccttagGAACTCTTCCTTCTTAGAATTGTCATTCACAACTGTCTGTATTCCCAGATTCCTGTACCACATGTCAACTGGGGACAATACTGTGACCTATAATGCATGTTTCACTCAATTATTTTTTGCTATCTTCTTTGGGGCGTCAGAATTTTTTCTCTTAGCTGCCATGTCTTATGATCGCTATGTAGCCATCTGCAAACCCCTGCACTATGCAGCCATCATAAACAACCGAGTCTGTAACCAGCTTCTTCTTGGTTGTTGGTTGTCTGTGTTGATGATCATCATTCCAATACTTGTTGGAGGTCTTAAGctagaattctgtgattccaatATTATTGACCATTTTGTCTGTGATATATCACCATTGCTGGAGATCACATGTTCTGATATACAGGTAcaagaaagaataattttagtATGTGCTGTGTTGACACTCATCATCACTTTAGTGTTAGTGGTTCTATCTTATGCCCATATTATCAGGACTATTCTGAGATTCCCCTCAGctgaacaaaggaaaaaagcctTTTCCACTTGTTCCTCCCACATGATTGTTGTCTCCATGACTTATGGCCCCTGCATCTTCATCTATATCAAACCTTCTGCAAAAGAAGGGGAGGCTTTGAATAAGGTGGTGTTAGTGCTGGCAACCTCAGTGGTGCCAGTAATGAACCCCTTTATTTATACTCTGAGGAATAAACAAGTGACACAAGCTTTTAAAGACACATTCAAAAGGATTGTATTTATTTCGAAGTTATGA